One Peterkaempfera bronchialis DNA window includes the following coding sequences:
- the kynU gene encoding kynureninase: MEANPVTTAADALTALAARAAALDAADPLAGVRERFLLPEGVIYLDGNSLGALPAAVPPVLQDAVQRQWGTDLVRSWNDNGWWQAPQRVGDAIGRLIGAAAGQTVVGESTSVQLFNALTAASRLRPGRPLLLTDPDHFPTDQYIADSVGRLLGLEVRRVPARELAAALAADGERVAVAAYAPVDYRTGERYDMAALTEAAHRAGALILWDLCHAAGALPVELDGIGADFAVGCGYKYLSGGPGAPAFLYLAHRHQGSFDQPLTGWHGHADPFAMEGRYRPAPDIARARIGTPPLLSLLALEAALTAFDGVEMAQVRAKNVSLTGFFLDCADLLLDGLGFTAATPRSPELRGSQVSLRHPEAYPLVQALVARGVIGDMRAPDLLRFGVNGLYVSHTEVLEAVRQLREVAVSGEHRGERFQQRATVT, encoded by the coding sequence ATGGAGGCGAACCCGGTGACCACAGCCGCCGACGCCCTCACCGCCCTGGCGGCCCGCGCCGCCGCACTGGACGCCGCCGACCCACTGGCCGGCGTACGCGAGCGGTTCCTGCTGCCCGAAGGCGTCATCTACCTCGACGGCAACTCCCTCGGCGCACTCCCCGCCGCCGTGCCCCCCGTGCTCCAGGACGCCGTACAGCGCCAATGGGGCACCGACCTCGTCCGCTCCTGGAACGACAACGGCTGGTGGCAGGCCCCGCAGCGGGTCGGCGATGCGATCGGCCGGCTGATCGGCGCCGCCGCCGGGCAGACCGTGGTGGGGGAGTCCACCAGCGTCCAGCTCTTCAACGCCCTCACCGCCGCCTCCCGGCTGCGCCCCGGCCGCCCGCTGCTGCTCACCGACCCGGACCACTTCCCCACCGACCAGTACATCGCCGACTCGGTCGGCCGGCTGCTGGGCCTGGAGGTCCGCCGCGTCCCCGCCCGGGAGCTGGCCGCCGCGCTGGCCGCCGACGGTGAACGGGTGGCCGTGGCGGCGTACGCCCCGGTCGACTACCGCACCGGCGAGCGGTACGACATGGCCGCCCTCACCGAGGCCGCCCACCGGGCCGGGGCGCTGATCCTCTGGGACCTCTGCCACGCCGCCGGCGCACTGCCCGTGGAACTGGACGGCATCGGCGCCGACTTCGCCGTGGGCTGCGGCTACAAGTACCTCTCCGGCGGCCCCGGCGCCCCCGCCTTCCTCTACCTCGCCCACCGCCACCAGGGCTCCTTCGACCAGCCGCTCACCGGCTGGCACGGCCATGCGGACCCGTTTGCGATGGAGGGCCGCTACCGCCCGGCCCCGGACATCGCCCGCGCCCGCATCGGTACCCCGCCGCTGCTGTCACTGCTGGCCCTGGAGGCGGCGCTGACCGCCTTCGACGGGGTGGAGATGGCCCAGGTGCGGGCCAAGAACGTGTCGCTGACCGGCTTCTTCCTGGACTGCGCCGACCTGCTGCTGGACGGGCTGGGCTTCACCGCCGCCACCCCGCGTAGCCCCGAGCTGCGCGGCAGCCAGGTCTCCCTGCGCCACCCCGAGGCATACCCGCTGGTCCAGGCGCTGGTGGCGCGCGGCGTCATCGGCGACATGCGCGCGCCCGACCTGCTGCGCTTCGGGGTCAACGGGCTCTATGTGTCGCACACCGAGGTACTGGAGGCGGTACGGCAGCTCCGCGAGGTGGCGGTGTCCGGCGAGCACCGGGGGGAGCGCTTCCAACAGCGCGCCACCGTGACCTGA
- a CDS encoding FadR/GntR family transcriptional regulator: MALSSARRTPLSDQVIGQLRAQITSGEWPVGSRIPTEAELVEQLGVARNTIREAVRALAHNGLLDIRQGSGTYVAATSELAGVMHRRFADAEPARVAELREALEASAAGLAARRSTGRDLELLDVALRRREESWRSGGLEAFVQADAAFHQAVVAAAHNEVLAALYADLGEVLRAHLRQDIGPVLSDDRYVSHERIVEAIRRRDPETASAEAAAAIGKCPAKAR; encoded by the coding sequence ATGGCGCTGTCGTCCGCCCGGCGCACGCCCCTGTCCGACCAGGTCATCGGGCAGTTGCGCGCCCAGATCACCTCCGGCGAGTGGCCCGTCGGCTCACGTATCCCCACCGAGGCCGAGCTGGTCGAGCAGCTGGGTGTGGCGAGGAACACCATCCGCGAGGCCGTACGGGCCCTGGCGCACAACGGGCTGCTGGACATCCGGCAGGGCTCGGGCACCTATGTGGCGGCCACCAGCGAACTCGCCGGGGTGATGCACCGGCGGTTCGCCGACGCCGAGCCCGCCCGGGTGGCCGAGCTGCGGGAGGCGCTGGAGGCTTCGGCCGCCGGGCTGGCGGCCCGGCGCAGCACCGGTCGCGACCTGGAGCTGCTGGATGTGGCGCTGCGGCGGCGGGAGGAGAGCTGGCGGTCCGGTGGGCTGGAGGCGTTCGTCCAGGCCGACGCCGCCTTCCACCAGGCGGTGGTGGCCGCCGCCCACAACGAGGTGCTGGCCGCGCTCTACGCCGACCTCGGCGAGGTGCTGCGCGCGCATCTGCGCCAGGACATCGGGCCGGTGCTCTCCGACGACCGGTATGTGAGCCATGAGCGGATCGTGGAGGCCATCCGGCGCCGCGACCCCGAGACGGCGTCGGCGGAGGCCGCCGCCGCCATCGGGAAGTGCCCCGCCAAGGCCCGCTGA